CTGCCTAACTACAGTTGTGGGATTGGCTGCTTGTGACATCTATGGGTACTTGGCAGAGGCAAACATCATCTGAGATTGCAAATGATGACAGGGGCAACCAAGAGATCATAAGCCATGCACAGCAAAATGCTATATGATAGATATATCTTGTGAAGCGCAGCTCAGGGTTGAGCCAAAATATTGCCACAGTCGACTAATCTCTCTACCAACTGTTAGCTGTGACAATGTCTGCGGGAGAGTTAGGGTTTGCATTAAGATAAACCAACACACTATTGCAACATCACTGTGATTTACTCTAACTGCTCTGTGGAAGGAGTGTAATATTTGGCTAGTATCCATCAGTAAAGTCTGCAGCTGTCTAGCCTTAAAAAAATAAGGCTTTCATGTATCAGGTTCTATTTGTGGAACAAATCTTATTACTCGTTCATGGTAGGTATATCATATGTCTGGCATCACAGTACAGTCTTAAAAGTCAAAAGACCTGATTTGCTACCTTGATGAGAGTGGAAATATGAAATTTTTGCTcacttttcttgtgtttactaaTGTTTTTGCAACTTCTTTCCTGGTTGGGTTTTTTCTTTACTAGTAAGTAACCATGGGTCCTAAAACATTGTCCACAAAAGAAAAGCCCTATATTcttgcttggaagcaagaaaacGTGACTTCAATCAAAATTTTGAATTGAATATCTAAatacttttttctgtttcttctaaAGTCATCCCTCCCCAAAAGGGTAGGTTTGATCAGCCTAGAATGACCAATAAGGCAACTGATAACCTtatggaggatgtgttgaaaaacTTTTCCCTACCAGTTTATCAATTGCCTTTCTGGTCTTCCTAGGTTAACAAGACCAGACCCAGCTTTTCAGGGAAGGATGACGTTAGAAGAAAAGGGGAATCCTGTGTGGCACTTGAACAAAAAGTTCACTGTTACTACTACAGTAAATTCCCCTTCTAACAGACTTGAGTGTATTGGATTTCACTTACCAGTGGCTCTCTGAACCCCATCAGACTAAGTTTGGGAACTAAAATAAATTTTCATGGAAGTCTGTTACATTTTAAATCTAGTCTGGTAGGGTAGGGACCCATTGGGCGGAGTTTGTGATCTTATGGAATATTCCATTAATTCCTGACCTTGTCTGGGATGCTGACCATCAGATCATGTATCAGCTTCTTGCTGATAACCTCAGTCAACTTTTTATTTCACTGACGTACAATGTTCTTTCTGTACACAGACTTATCATACCTTAATGGTGCAGTGTTACCTTTTGTATTTCAGGCTGAGACAGGTATGTGCTCGATCAACATACTGACCAACTGATAATTCATTGTTATCTCATTACTACACTTTGTGGTACAAAGgcctttctttttgttttaaatcaTGGCATATAAGAGGGCCCTCAATGCCGCATAAGTGAAGAGGTCCAAGAAAACATCTCAGCATTGCTAACAAGCTAAAAATTATTGAGCATCATTAGCATAGGGAGAGCTGTTTGAGCCTCATACATGCCCCATTTCTGACCAGGTTGTTCAGAAGACTCCAGGTGTCCCTGGAGATATTTCCTTTTGATTCAGTGTCTTTGGTAAGAATTATCATCCAAAGAATGGTCAGTTTCAATTACACTTATTAATATTTCACTTATGTTCCTTGGAGAAAGTTGGGATGTAACAGAATTTGGTTTGTAACAAACGATCCTTCCCCCAATTAGTCTTTTAGAATAGGGTTTACTGTAAACATTACCAATGCCACTAAGAAACAAACATAACAACATTATAAATCCTAACTATTGAGTATGTTGAGCCTTCAAACTTGAACTTTGTGGGCAGCAGTTGTCACCAAGCACATGACTTATATCACATGCACAGGACAGCAGCTGTGAATAGGTTAACAAAGAACTGCAACCAACAGCATGCAAAAGGAGGTAACCCCCTCAAAGCTATTTTCAGCggaaaaagaaatttgaaaagtGCATAAAGATTTGACTGGATAAAGAGACATAAGGTGATGAATACTTTTATATTCACTGAAAGGTACATATATTTCTTGACTGCaatatgcaccaaaatcacagaaaaaaaatggaaatgggaggaggaagacctcaACAACTTATGGTTACAAATGTAAGCTGAAGAAATAATACACTATGGAATCTCTGCTAGCTGGCAACTACTAGTGAACAGTACATTTTCGTGCACATCTATGTTCCCAGGGGTTGTGTAAATAATCTAATTGTAGTGTGAACTACTAACAGTCATTTAGGTCTACAATTTAGTTACagtatcacaaaaccaaatatcgTAAAAACTGTACATTGTATCAACATAATTTATTATTTACAATCCTGATATCATGATAAGAATTCCACAGTTTATATCTTGTGGTGACTGTTAATAGGAACATCAAACTTCTGGCAAGTTATAACAAGTCAaattccatttccatttaaagCTTTGGAGGCTTCCAGTTATCCTTCTCTGTCCTGATGGCAGCCATTGTCGCCACAGGATCTGAGGTTTTTGCATGCTGCTGGACTGAAGCTTCAGCCACCCGCATGAAGGGATTAATCTGCTTCTCTTCTCCTGAAATTTGAAAAACTTTATCTAACAGTTTCAAATCTCAGTTGCAGTACATGGTTTAGATCAACTCAGAATGCATCTCAAAATATGTGGAAAGGTATTGTAATAAAACTGCTGAATGGAAATAATGGAGGAATCAACAAATACACCagacatcatcagcaaatatctTCCAAGGTTCAGGAGCTGAACCTGTGAAGATAGGTTGGTTCAAGATTTGTATGAACCACTTGGTTTGAAAAGCAAGATATCACTTTCACAACAAGCACTTCAAAACTGTTTGACAGACATTAATAAAAATAGGAACAACATACATGCTGGTTATATTGCATGCATGATATGGATGTGGACTAAATTTGattaaagaaaggagagataactCTATATTCTGACAATGAAAAATTGATTCAGAAAAGTTGAACATTGTAAAAAGAACAAACAGAAGTTCAGGTTAAGGCCTGGGTATATCATGATGGTAAATTCATATTGTTTTAAATATGCATATACTGTAttaaagacagaaatataacaaaagacAGACCTATGGAGAAAATATATGCAAGAGAGGACCTACACAGTTATCTTCCATCCAAGTATGTAGCATTAAAAGAAATtcatgaaaataaggaaaaagttAAAGCATTAAAATACACATTAAACTAAGGATACTGTATAACAAAAGATAACATCTACTTCAACAATGTATACAACATTCACCAATGGTGGATGGGACTGATGGGAGTCCTTCATCACGTCGCTGCTGAACCCAAGAAATTTTCTCTTGTATTGCAGGATTGTTTGGCTCAACGTGTGCACCAAACCTGAGATTCTGTAAAGCATACTCGTGTCCACAATAGACATGCTGAAATGGTAAAAATTCATTCTCAAAATCAATGGTCCAATCAGATTTGTCAATATTTAACGTTTTTAACAGTAATGTGTAAGGTTTCCCTCTTTTGGGAgggactgagccttcaaggaaaattGTCTAAATCTTTATATCAAGATACACATAttcaatctatctattcatctatatctttgatgtccCATTCCTCCTGCGAACTCCTATCTGGGAGTAAATGTTTACCAgtggagagaaccttgaggaagtgcagtgttttagatatctggaagtggacatggcaacaaatggaaccatggaagctcaaGTGAGCCACTGcgtaggtgaggggaggggggcaaaggtcccaagtgcactgaggaatatgtgaaaggagaggtcactgtctgtgatggAAAAGATGGGcgtttgatggtatagcagtcccgACAATGCAGAAAGGCTGAGACAAATGggatttagaaaaaaatgaaacccacttttttctttccttaccttATCACTTTCTTCACTCCTCTATTATGCTTCTTATACCTGTTTCATCCTGTCCTTTACTTGCTCAGGATGTTTGAGACAGAAATATCCTGTATGTTTTCCTCTTGCATTTTACTGTCTTTGTTATGTCTTCATtccaacacaaacaaacatctCTCACTACTCTCCAATTCACTTTCTTGCCACACACATTCTCTTCAGGATGGTCTTTTTCACATGCTCCAATTATCACTACTCCAGTCAAGTAATACAGGATAAaatacaggatggtgagagacatgcaaggaatagagtgaattggaacaatgtggtataccggggttgacctgctgtcaatggactgaagccagtcatgtcaagcatctggggtaaatcatgttaaagtctgtggggcctggatgtggatagggagctgtgattttggtgcattacacatgacagcttgagactgaatgtgaacaaatgtgggttttttgtctgttttcctggcactaccttgctgaagtgggggcaACGATgcggtttcctgtggggcaggatggtgccaaGAATTGattgaaggcgagcaagtatgaatgtgtacatgtgtatatatgtatatgtctgcgtatgtgtatgtatatgtgcgagtatatatatatatatgaatggagaaaaactggaggaagtgaagtgttttagatatctgggagtggatttggcagcgcatggaaccatggaagtggaaggagtcacagggtggggggttgggggcaaaggttttgggagcattgaagaatgtgtggaaggcaagtaaattatctcgaaaagcaaaaatgggtatgtttgaaggaatagtggttccaacattgttatacggctgcgaggcatgggctatagatagggttgtatggaggagggtggatgtgttggaaatgagatggtgtgaggtggtttgatcgagtaaataatgaaagggtaagagagatgtgtggtaataaaaagagtatggttgagagagcagaagagggtgttttgaaatggtttggtcacacagagagaatgagtgaggaaagattgacaaagaggatatatgtgtcagaggcggagggaacgagaagtgggtgaccaaattggaggtggaaggatggagtgaaaaagattttgagtgattggggcctgaaaatgcaggagggtgaaaagcatgcaaggagtagagtgaattgggatgatgtggtataccggggtcgacatgctgccaatggattgaaccagggcatgtgaagcatctagggtaaaccattgaaagttttgtgggccctggatgtggaaagggagctgtggttttggtgcattatacatgacagctagagactgagtgtgaacgaatgtggcctttgttttatcctcgtgctacctcgcacgcgtgcggggggagatgGGTGTCAtataatgtgtggcagggtggcaaagggaatgaataaaggcagcaagtatgaattatgtacatgtgtatatgtctgtgtatgtatatatatgtatacgttgaaatgtataagtacgtatatgtgcgtgtggacgtgtatgtatatacatgtgtatgtgggtgggttgggccaattctttcttctgtctccttgcgctacctctaacacgggagacagcgacaaagtataataaaaaataaatacataatgagGGGaagggtcattcttcgtctgtttcgtggtgccacctcgctgatgtaggaaacaatgatcaagtataataacaataataacaatactaatatatacatatatcgcgttaatgggatggccttgattagggcccctgctgcccgtgccatctcagctaacataaaagaaaacatgTATATCACTCTTTCACAGTATGAACCAGTGGAAAAGGTTAAAGCAGTTCATGTTTCAGATATTTTACAACTTCAGTTTATTCATTTTTCAATATTAAACACAAGCACAATGGATCTGACAAGACTTACAGTGTGATCTGGTAAAGCACTGAGTATTTCAATTAGAGCTCTATGCATTTCAACTGCATTCCCCTCAAAAAATTTGCCGCATCCTCCAAGGAACAGAGTATCACCTGCAATGTTTGTATTAATGAGCAGGCGCCTTAATCtatttatatcatatatgtgtacattagtcACTTTTTGTATGTCAACAAGCCTTTCCAATTACCATTTCTGTGTATGAAACTCTATCAATAAAATTTGAGAGtattaagaaataaagaaatccATACCTGTAAACACTGCAGGCTTATGTTCTGGATCACTTGACGTAATGTTGTAGCAAATGTGTCCCTGTGTGTGGCATGGTGTGAAAAGGCACTCTACCTTCAAGGAACCAATCGTGAAACTGTCTCCATGGTTCACCTTCTGAGTAAGCGCACCAATGCGATCATCTCCTCCTACTACCTTTAGAGGTTTTCCAAACAATTCTACtagttccttgtttcctccagcATGGTCCCTGTACATAAACATTATTATCAAAACACTAGCAtgaactagggtgtgtgtgtgtgtgtgtgtgtgtgtgtgtgtgtgtgtgtgtgtgtgcatgcgagtATACAGGTAGGAATAAAAACATGGTGCATGTAAACAAGAAGGGGCAAAGGTGTACGAAATCTCTACCcttaaaacacaaatagtaatcattgagaaagaacatctttttaaattCCCTGTCGTAAACTGCTTTCCTTTGCTTTTACCATTCTCTGTCTTTTCATAATTCTTAATTTCAATATTTCTCCCTTCATTTATAATCACTGAGATGATCCTCATTCTTTTGAAAGCTAAGGGTTATCATCTCTTATACTACCTCCGACATCTGTGAGGTAATACCTTTAAGATAGAAGGAGTTACCCTATTTCAGGTTCTGAGGCTTTGACAATGCAGTGACTTGCTGCATGCAAAAAATAGTGAAAAATACCTTATGAACTCTACCTGACCATAGGGTCAAACTCACATCCTCTGGATGATACATGCATAACATGGTTCTGTGCACTAGCACCCCTTTTATGTCTTTTTCAGTGGATTTCAGGAGTGAAAAATATGAGTATGATAAAAACTTGGTATAACAGAGAAAGTCTTCTTTGAATGACAGGGAGTAAAGGAATGCCTACAACTGACCAGTGGGAGTAAAGGAGCGCAAAAGACCGAGCAAGTGGGGGTACAAGAATACCAAAGATGAGGTGACAATCGTGGATCTAACACATACAACCTCTGCAACATGGCTCTGGTTCTGGTGTATCATGCATGACAaataaggaatagaatgaatatataaattaGGCTATTATCCATTTGTTCCTGTTGCCTTCAAGCCACAGCAGGAAAGACAATTAGGTACATACAAAAATAAGCTTATTTTCTACCCTAACAGTTAACATTAGCCATTCTTGGTGCTTCAACGTATGAATATTCATACCAGTGGTGATGAGTAGTGAGGACAGTAGTAAGGTTGGCCCCAGCTTCTTCAACAGCAGCTATCACAGTCCTGGGTTCCACAGGATCTACAATAGCAGCTTCCttacttccttcatccatcaaCTGCAAAATAACAGTATCTATCATACATGTCATCGTTTCCTTCAGACACTAAATGCTGTTACGTTTCCTTCCACTGAAAACTTTTACCACCTAATGCACTCAAAAGTATGAATTAAGGTAAAGTTTGCACTGCCTCAATGAATATACACAATGGAGGAAAATAGATGAAAGGAATCTTACGACCTGGATATTAAGCTAACAGTTACCTATGACTACATAAAATGCAAGATgatgaaaagaagaaggaaagttaacaaaaaaatgaaagacaTTTTAACATTTGTATCTTAGATATGTTTGGAGCACGTAAAGAACCATCTTATACAAACAAAAAACCTACAAGATTTTGATTATAGTTGCCCATCTTGTACATTCTGCAGATTAAAAATTTTTATGAACGCAATGGTACAGCAAATATTTGAAATATGAATTAAATTACTACAATGATGCTGATCACTAAACAGAAGAGAAAATACATCCTCACCTGGAAATATCAAATCATCTTTACCTGGGAATATCAAATAAGTCTTGAATTCTAAAACTGAAAAAACAATTTCCAAGCATAACACTCAACCAGTTTACACGAGATTCATAACAAAAAATCAAGCATTGCTGATCTGGCAGTGGTTTAGTAATTCAAGATACTAAAGTCTTCACCTTACAACTGTCATCTCGGATCACCTTTCAGAAATATTTTTCCTCCCATACACATAAAAAAATTTCCTTCATCATTCTTCCAAATTTGCCAGCTACTAAAACCAGTACAGAAAGCTAAGATAAATTGTggggagcaaaaaaaaatgtaaagcatTTACTAGTTTCGAACTAGATGAAACAGCAAATTTGTGTGCCATCTGCCAAACTATGCATAATGCAATGTTCACTTAAAAATCAATGCTTTTACTGACCAAGTACAT
The Panulirus ornatus isolate Po-2019 chromosome 71, ASM3632096v1, whole genome shotgun sequence DNA segment above includes these coding regions:
- the tzn gene encoding hydroxyacylglutathione hydrolase, mitochondrial isoform X2, which encodes MKVKILPALSDNYMYLLMDEGSKEAAIVDPVEPRTVIAAVEEAGANLTTVLTTHHHWDHAGGNKELVELFGKPLKVVGGDDRIGALTQKVNHGDSFTIGSLKVECLFTPCHTQGHICYNITSSDPEHKPAVFTGDTLFLGGCGKFFEGNAVEMHRALIEILSALPDHTHVYCGHEYALQNLRFGAHVEPNNPAIQEKISWVQQRRDEGLPSVPSTIGEEKQINPFMRVAEASVQQHAKTSDPVATMAAIRTEKDNWKPPKL
- the tzn gene encoding hydroxyacylglutathione hydrolase, mitochondrial isoform X1 codes for the protein MFRLASSLLPEQAVQILTAAYFRANSWYNVGAGRFHSSQTAVDHIKMKVKILPALSDNYMYLLMDEGSKEAAIVDPVEPRTVIAAVEEAGANLTTVLTTHHHWDHAGGNKELVELFGKPLKVVGGDDRIGALTQKVNHGDSFTIGSLKVECLFTPCHTQGHICYNITSSDPEHKPAVFTGDTLFLGGCGKFFEGNAVEMHRALIEILSALPDHTHVYCGHEYALQNLRFGAHVEPNNPAIQEKISWVQQRRDEGLPSVPSTIGEEKQINPFMRVAEASVQQHAKTSDPVATMAAIRTEKDNWKPPKL